A stretch of the Gemmatimonadaceae bacterium genome encodes the following:
- a CDS encoding type II toxin-antitoxin system PemK/MazF family toxin encodes MAFKGPVHQWDTFVADLEYPVGSEQGGARRPVIVVSNDGFNSAFPVVTVVPLTKREGKKRRVYPFEVVIPARLAGNRVESIVMPYQIRTIDKARLLEPLGRVADAAVRRAIEDRLIEHLGIAFDDPAGDE; translated from the coding sequence ATGGCGTTCAAGGGGCCCGTCCACCAGTGGGACACGTTCGTTGCCGACCTGGAGTATCCCGTCGGCAGCGAGCAGGGCGGCGCGCGCCGGCCGGTGATCGTCGTCTCCAACGACGGCTTCAACAGCGCCTTTCCCGTGGTCACCGTCGTGCCGCTCACCAAGCGGGAAGGGAAGAAGCGCCGCGTCTATCCGTTCGAGGTGGTCATTCCGGCCAGGCTTGCCGGCAATCGGGTGGAGAGCATCGTGATGCCCTACCAGATTCGCACCATAGACAAGGCACGGCTGCTCGAGCCGCTCGGTCGCGTCGCCGACGCCGCGGTCCGACGCGCGATCGAGGACCGGCTCATCGAGCACCTGGGCATCGCGTTCGATGATCCTGCAGGAGACGAGTAG
- a CDS encoding vitamin B12-dependent ribonucleotide reductase has product MPLPVNPPASPDTLSANARTVLEKRYLVKDKSGKPVETPEDMFWRVATVVADADRRYGASDQAVYDTAKAFYELMTQRRFEPNSPTLMNAGRPLGQLSACFVLPVADALSNGHDGIYDTLRSMALIHQSGGGTGFSFSRLRPSGSMVRSTTGVASGPVSFMKLYDASTEAVKQGGTRRGANMGILRVDHPDVLDFISCKEDLTQVVNFNISVGITRKFMDALKADGEYELIHPSTQQAVGTLKARDVWDKMILGAWRTGEPGVFFIDEANKYNPVPHLGAYEATNPCGEQPLLPYDVCNLGSVNIGIYAEGGSMNWEALRADIRLATHFLDNIIDVNKYPLPEIDQLSKRIRRIGLGVMGFADALIKLGIRYDSPEGVEFGRRVMEFLDVEGKAQSEAMAKQRGAFPEWAQSIWGPDETCARDADGNRIRPMQLLRNCNVTTVAPTGTISIIAGCSSGLEPLFAVAFMRNQAGVMMPDVNEDFVAMAKAGGWYSDELMERIAKTGTINHPEVPVKVKEIFRTANEIPAEWHIRMQAAFQLHCDSAISKTTNFAHTATVDDVRTIYELAYELNCKGVTVYRDGSRDGQVLSTGATADAAAKRKADGSGLTADASDALELKEHIAEVEMENERLKKLLFDAEAENLNRRMKRARPGKLRGTTIRKETPLGVMFVNITEDEKSQPFEVFINLGKAGGSAMADAEALGRMLSLALRSGIPLMEIHKQLRGISSDRVVGLGPNKVMSMPDAVGQALYEWWQDKQGVQQDLLATPVATTPSMPQAQVPVYVPVSAGGGQQQMEQNAHDQGAFIGSCPDCGSQLEYAEGCVKCHTCGFSECG; this is encoded by the coding sequence ATGCCACTGCCCGTCAATCCTCCGGCCTCCCCGGACACGCTGTCCGCGAATGCGCGTACCGTCCTCGAGAAGCGTTATCTCGTCAAGGACAAGTCGGGGAAGCCGGTGGAGACACCGGAAGACATGTTCTGGCGTGTGGCAACTGTGGTGGCCGATGCCGACCGTCGCTACGGTGCATCGGACCAGGCCGTCTACGACACCGCGAAGGCGTTCTATGAATTGATGACCCAGCGCCGGTTCGAGCCGAACTCGCCGACGCTGATGAACGCCGGCCGTCCGCTGGGGCAGCTTTCCGCCTGCTTTGTGCTCCCCGTGGCCGATGCGCTGAGCAACGGGCACGACGGCATCTACGACACGCTGCGCTCGATGGCGCTCATTCATCAGAGCGGCGGCGGCACGGGCTTCTCGTTCTCTCGCCTGCGGCCGAGCGGCTCGATGGTGCGCAGCACGACGGGCGTGGCCAGCGGTCCTGTTTCGTTCATGAAGCTCTACGACGCCTCCACCGAGGCGGTCAAGCAGGGCGGCACGCGCCGCGGCGCCAACATGGGCATCCTGCGCGTCGATCATCCCGACGTGCTCGACTTCATCTCCTGCAAGGAAGACCTGACGCAGGTGGTGAACTTCAACATCTCCGTGGGCATCACGCGCAAGTTCATGGACGCGCTCAAGGCCGACGGCGAGTACGAACTGATCCATCCGTCCACCCAGCAGGCGGTCGGGACGCTCAAGGCCCGTGACGTCTGGGACAAGATGATCCTGGGGGCGTGGCGCACCGGCGAGCCCGGCGTCTTCTTCATCGACGAAGCCAACAAGTACAACCCGGTGCCGCACCTCGGTGCCTACGAGGCCACCAACCCGTGCGGCGAGCAGCCCCTGCTGCCGTACGACGTGTGCAACCTCGGCTCGGTGAACATCGGCATCTACGCCGAGGGCGGGTCGATGAACTGGGAAGCGCTGCGCGCCGACATCCGGCTGGCGACGCACTTCCTCGACAACATCATCGACGTCAACAAGTATCCGCTCCCCGAGATCGACCAGCTCAGCAAGCGCATCCGTCGCATCGGCCTGGGCGTGATGGGCTTTGCCGACGCGCTCATCAAGCTGGGCATCCGCTACGACTCGCCCGAGGGCGTGGAGTTCGGCCGGCGCGTGATGGAGTTCCTCGATGTCGAGGGGAAGGCGCAGAGCGAGGCGATGGCCAAGCAGCGCGGGGCGTTCCCCGAGTGGGCGCAGAGCATCTGGGGCCCCGACGAGACGTGCGCGCGCGACGCCGACGGAAACCGCATCCGGCCGATGCAGCTGCTGCGCAACTGCAACGTGACGACGGTCGCGCCCACCGGCACCATCTCCATCATCGCCGGCTGCTCGTCGGGGCTCGAGCCGCTCTTTGCCGTGGCCTTCATGCGCAACCAGGCCGGCGTGATGATGCCCGATGTGAACGAAGATTTCGTGGCGATGGCCAAGGCCGGTGGCTGGTACAGCGACGAACTGATGGAGCGCATCGCGAAGACCGGCACCATCAACCATCCCGAAGTGCCCGTGAAGGTCAAGGAGATCTTCCGCACGGCCAACGAGATCCCGGCCGAATGGCACATCCGGATGCAGGCCGCGTTCCAGTTGCATTGCGACAGTGCCATCAGCAAGACGACCAACTTCGCGCACACCGCGACGGTGGACGACGTGCGCACCATCTACGAGCTGGCGTACGAGCTCAACTGCAAGGGTGTGACGGTGTACCGCGACGGGTCGCGCGACGGGCAGGTGCTCTCTACCGGGGCGACTGCCGATGCGGCGGCTAAGCGGAAGGCGGATGGCAGTGGGCTGACCGCGGACGCGTCTGACGCACTCGAACTCAAGGAGCACATCGCCGAGGTCGAGATGGAGAACGAGCGGCTCAAGAAGCTGCTGTTCGACGCGGAAGCCGAGAATCTCAACCGGCGGATGAAGCGGGCGCGCCCGGGCAAGCTGCGCGGGACGACGATTCGCAAGGAGACGCCGCTGGGCGTGATGTTCGTGAACATCACGGAAGACGAGAAGAGCCAGCCGTTCGAGGTGTTCATCAACCTCGGCAAGGCCGGCGGGAGCGCGATGGCGGACGCCGAGGCGCTCGGCCGCATGCTGAGCCTGGCGCTGCGCAGCGGGATCCCGCTGATGGAGATCCACAAGCAGCTGCGCGGCATCTCGAGCGATCGCGTGGTGGGGCTTGGCCCCAACAAGGTGATGTCGATGCCCGACGCGGTGGGCCAGGCGCTGTACGAGTGGTGGCAGGACAAGCAGGGGGTGCAACAGGACCTGCTCGCCACGCCGGTAGCCACCACCCCGTCAATGCCGCAGGCGCAGGTGCCGGTGTACGTGCCCGTTTCAGCGGGCGGCGGGCAGCAGCAGATGGAGCAGAACGCGCACGATCAGGGCGCATTCATCGGCTCGTGCCCGGACTGCGGGTCGCAGCTCGAATACGCGGAGGGGTGTGTGAAGTGTCACACTTGTGGGTTCTCGGAGTGCGGGTGA
- a CDS encoding FHA domain-containing protein — MTNADLNEARVNRCGFCGRENEGESRFCIDCGKPIVASGARVIEVASIMNPGGARMSSPASGIPATRISEAAKPAPGTKRGCPFCGASVHTGLPFCPQCGGRLSNEPAPPPAPALTCDACGKPVRAGDQFCPRCGAKRVAATPPTPPGGTQVFSARATQSGPKLALLGDTGQITQQFTLGAAEGIVGRVDGEIRFPDDVFMSPVHAQFAVRDGELFVRDLGSRNGTWVFLDAPMKLSDGDAILVGSQILRFKRLGYPGPHPPEADATRRLGSLLPHGDIAVLQQLRADGSVRDSLHLSPGRTVFLGRDKGDWVFPYDQTMSGSHAEVRNEDMDFVLLDAGSRNGVAVSVRGERAVRVGQRVLMGDQILRLESM, encoded by the coding sequence ATGACGAACGCCGACCTGAACGAGGCACGCGTGAACCGTTGCGGATTTTGCGGGCGGGAAAACGAGGGGGAGTCGCGCTTCTGCATTGATTGCGGGAAGCCCATCGTCGCATCGGGGGCGCGGGTGATCGAAGTTGCCTCGATCATGAATCCCGGCGGCGCCCGGATGTCCTCTCCTGCCTCGGGGATACCGGCCACGCGCATCTCCGAAGCCGCCAAACCCGCGCCCGGAACAAAGCGGGGGTGCCCCTTCTGCGGCGCCTCGGTGCACACGGGGCTTCCGTTCTGCCCGCAGTGCGGCGGCCGGCTCAGCAACGAACCGGCCCCGCCGCCCGCGCCCGCGCTCACGTGCGACGCCTGCGGCAAGCCGGTGCGCGCCGGCGACCAGTTCTGCCCCCGATGCGGGGCAAAGCGCGTGGCGGCCACACCGCCGACGCCGCCGGGAGGGACACAAGTCTTCTCGGCGCGCGCCACGCAGAGCGGCCCCAAGCTCGCGCTGCTCGGTGACACGGGGCAGATCACGCAGCAGTTCACGCTCGGCGCCGCGGAAGGGATCGTCGGCCGCGTGGACGGCGAAATTCGGTTCCCCGACGACGTCTTCATGAGCCCTGTGCACGCGCAATTCGCCGTGCGCGACGGCGAACTCTTCGTGCGCGATCTCGGATCGCGCAACGGCACGTGGGTCTTCCTCGACGCGCCGATGAAGCTCAGCGACGGCGACGCCATCCTCGTCGGTTCGCAGATCCTGCGCTTCAAGCGGCTCGGCTATCCGGGGCCCCATCCGCCCGAGGCCGATGCCACGCGCCGGCTCGGCTCGCTCCTCCCGCACGGCGATATCGCCGTGCTGCAGCAGCTGCGCGCCGACGGCTCGGTGCGCGATTCGCTGCACCTGAGCCCCGGGCGCACCGTCTTCCTCGGGCGCGACAAGGGCGACTGGGTTTTCCCGTACGACCAGACGATGAGCGGCAGCCACGCCGAGGTTCGCAACGAGGACATGGACTTCGTGCTCCTCGACGCGGGAAGCCGCAACGGCGTGGCGGTGTCGGTGCGCGGGGAACGCGCCGTGCGCGTGGGCCAGCGCGTGCTGATGGGCGACCAGATCCTGCGACTGGAGAGCATGTGA
- a CDS encoding GNAT family N-acetyltransferase: MTTLVALPATADDIDAVHTLLAAAGARLAARGFPNWIPPYPRERVAENVSDGIVWLVRDGVQGAGEIVATYVLRPIPTHPYAGIDWHAPNAIARYLNRLAVDPRHQGRGIGSWCLQHVAEQCASDGASAVRCDVLQANIPLRRFYERNGFAERGQRFHSGWHFTVYERVLAALT; this comes from the coding sequence GTGACAACCCTCGTCGCGCTTCCCGCCACTGCTGACGATATCGACGCGGTGCACACCCTGCTCGCCGCCGCCGGCGCCCGGCTGGCGGCGCGCGGCTTCCCCAACTGGATTCCGCCCTATCCGCGCGAACGCGTGGCCGAGAATGTGAGCGACGGGATTGTGTGGCTGGTGCGCGACGGTGTGCAGGGTGCAGGGGAGATTGTTGCAACGTACGTATTGCGCCCCATTCCCACGCATCCATACGCGGGCATCGACTGGCACGCCCCGAACGCGATCGCGCGCTACCTGAACCGCCTGGCCGTCGATCCGCGACACCAGGGCCGCGGCATCGGCAGCTGGTGCCTGCAGCACGTTGCCGAGCAGTGCGCCAGCGACGGCGCCTCGGCGGTGCGCTGCGATGTGCTGCAGGCCAACATCCCCCTGCGCCGTTTCTACGAACGGAACGGATTCGCTGAGCGCGGCCAGCGTTTCCATTCGGGGTGGCACTTCACGGTGTACGAGCGCGTGCTCGCGGCGCTCACCTAG
- a CDS encoding serine/threonine-protein kinase yields the protein MSDQKICPTCGTEYPLSERFCPRDGTALRSASASTDLMGTVVADRYHILKKLGEGGMGQVYLAEHVKMGRKSALKVMNPGMNQDADAIARFNREASNASRLNHPNICAIYDFGETPDGLIYLAMEFIEGTSLTSLVEKSGALPPARAAAIIHQSADALQVAHDAGIVHRDLKPDNIMIAKNRDGSDLAKVVDFGIAKAHSSDAQKVTKTGMVVGTPEYMSPEQLSGDKLDGRSDIYSLALVAFNCLTGKLPFPAESAQEAMIARLIEQPKTLAEMKPDVAWPAEVQAVMDRALARDANERYQSAAQFGRELWAACESMPASQAAEAGTQVLSAPASTAANLPKTRVATPGEGGRTVAAPAAPAAKAPAAAATPAAPAAVKKSNTMMIAAAVIGIAVLGGGGYYMVSSKGAETPSATDSAAMQSGNGGSGVSAAPSAAPATQPGGVTELKTPVNPNGGSGRTQGGAAAPATVPGGAPAAGGGAALVAKWMPQHDDLTKGSAQQLVNELEGIIPTLSGETKGNAYYLVGRAYHKLDNTGDACSMMEKAKPLVRGSTLEVVNLTIESICK from the coding sequence GTGAGCGACCAGAAGATCTGCCCGACGTGCGGCACGGAGTACCCGCTGAGCGAGCGGTTCTGCCCGCGCGATGGCACGGCCCTGCGCAGCGCGAGCGCGAGCACCGACCTGATGGGGACGGTGGTGGCCGACCGGTATCACATCCTCAAGAAGCTCGGCGAAGGCGGCATGGGGCAGGTCTACCTGGCCGAGCACGTGAAGATGGGGCGCAAGAGCGCGCTGAAGGTGATGAACCCGGGGATGAACCAGGACGCGGACGCGATCGCGCGGTTCAACCGCGAGGCGTCCAACGCGAGCCGGCTCAACCACCCGAACATCTGCGCCATCTACGACTTCGGCGAGACGCCGGACGGCCTGATCTACCTCGCGATGGAATTCATCGAGGGGACGTCGCTCACCTCGCTCGTGGAGAAGAGCGGGGCGCTGCCGCCGGCGCGCGCCGCCGCGATCATCCATCAGAGCGCCGACGCGCTGCAGGTGGCCCACGACGCGGGGATCGTGCACCGCGACCTGAAGCCCGACAACATCATGATCGCGAAGAATCGCGACGGGTCGGACCTGGCGAAGGTCGTGGACTTCGGCATCGCGAAGGCGCACAGCAGCGACGCGCAGAAGGTGACGAAGACGGGGATGGTGGTGGGGACGCCCGAGTACATGAGCCCGGAGCAGTTGTCGGGCGACAAGCTGGACGGCCGCAGCGACATCTACTCGCTGGCGCTGGTCGCCTTCAACTGTCTCACGGGCAAGCTCCCCTTCCCGGCCGAGTCGGCGCAGGAAGCGATGATCGCGCGTCTCATCGAGCAGCCGAAGACGCTGGCCGAGATGAAGCCCGACGTCGCCTGGCCCGCCGAGGTGCAGGCGGTCATGGACCGCGCGCTCGCGCGCGACGCCAACGAGCGGTACCAGAGCGCGGCGCAGTTTGGCCGCGAGCTGTGGGCGGCCTGCGAGAGCATGCCCGCGTCGCAGGCGGCGGAGGCGGGGACGCAGGTGCTGAGCGCGCCGGCCTCGACGGCCGCCAACCTGCCGAAGACGCGCGTGGCGACGCCCGGTGAGGGGGGCAGGACGGTGGCGGCGCCGGCGGCACCGGCCGCGAAGGCCCCCGCAGCCGCAGCGACCCCTGCGGCCCCGGCAGCCGTCAAGAAATCGAACACGATGATGATCGCCGCCGCTGTGATCGGGATCGCAGTCCTGGGTGGGGGCGGATACTATATGGTGAGTTCGAAGGGAGCCGAAACGCCTTCGGCCACCGACAGCGCGGCGATGCAATCGGGAAACGGAGGCAGTGGGGTGTCGGCCGCTCCGTCCGCAGCGCCAGCCACACAACCAGGCGGCGTGACCGAGTTGAAGACGCCGGTGAATCCGAACGGTGGCAGTGGTCGTACGCAGGGTGGGGCGGCGGCACCGGCGACCGTGCCGGGTGGGGCACCGGCAGCAGGCGGTGGAGCGGCGCTCGTGGCGAAGTGGATGCCACAGCACGACGATCTCACTAAGGGCTCGGCGCAGCAACTCGTGAATGAGTTGGAAGGCATCATCCCGACGCTGTCTGGCGAAACCAAGGGCAACGCGTACTATCTGGTCGGCCGGGCCTACCACAAACTCGACAACACGGGCGACGCCTGCAGCATGATGGAAAAGGCGAAGCCGCTGGTCCGGGGCAGCACGCTGGAAGTCGTCAATCTCACCATCGAATCCATCTGTAAGTGA
- a CDS encoding DUF3883 domain-containing protein yields MASRRPSAPEPGSPWTRAEVDALVADYLDMFARELAGERFNKAAHNRELHSLLPARRKQAIEFKHANVSAVLVDLGFRYIDGYKPRANIQGILRDVVQQRLAERPDIVRLMSEAADMAEPLPVPDEDRLLTLVPTPHAEPTLRKIGETFVRAPTIGHPDFLRREAANSSLGLAGELAVLRFEHHRLWTAGKRRLADAIDHVSQTKGDGLGYDIHSFEASGADRLIEVKTTRGGVAIPFFVSRNEVIVSQAREQEYHLYRAFDFNRSRQLFTVRGALPETCVLEPTAYRAVPR; encoded by the coding sequence ATGGCGTCGCGCCGCCCTTCCGCCCCGGAACCGGGAAGTCCGTGGACGCGTGCCGAGGTGGACGCGCTCGTCGCCGACTACCTCGACATGTTCGCCCGTGAGCTGGCCGGCGAGCGCTTCAACAAAGCGGCACATAACCGGGAACTGCATAGCCTGCTCCCGGCACGGCGCAAGCAGGCCATCGAGTTCAAGCATGCCAACGTCAGCGCTGTACTCGTTGACCTCGGCTTTCGGTACATCGACGGGTACAAGCCGCGCGCCAACATCCAGGGCATCCTGCGCGACGTCGTTCAGCAGCGCCTGGCCGAGCGTCCTGATATCGTACGACTGATGTCGGAAGCAGCGGACATGGCCGAGCCGCTGCCAGTGCCCGACGAGGATCGACTCCTGACCCTCGTACCCACGCCCCACGCCGAGCCGACGCTGCGGAAGATCGGCGAGACATTCGTCCGAGCGCCCACCATCGGTCACCCGGATTTCTTGCGTCGGGAAGCCGCCAACAGTTCGCTGGGACTTGCCGGTGAGCTGGCGGTGCTGCGCTTCGAGCACCATCGCCTGTGGACCGCCGGCAAGCGTCGGCTCGCCGACGCCATTGACCACGTCTCCCAAACGAAGGGCGACGGACTCGGCTACGACATCCACTCCTTCGAAGCCAGCGGCGCTGACCGCCTGATCGAAGTGAAGACTACGCGCGGCGGTGTCGCGATCCCGTTCTTCGTCTCCCGGAACGAAGTTATTGTCTCCCAGGCGCGCGAGCAGGAGTACCACCTGTATCGCGCCTTCGACTTCAATCGTTCGCGACAGCTCTTCACGGTGCGCGGCGCGTTGCCCGAGACCTGCGTGCTTGAACCCACGGCCTATCGCGCAGTGCCGCGCTGA
- a CDS encoding protein phosphatase 2C domain-containing protein, whose protein sequence is MSDSSSPRDIIVHVFGRTDVGRTRDHNEDSFVVADLTAMNATLQPEVREHRLGTRGTLFMVADGMGGAAAGEVASQMATEVVLEELDTWWRRSESTDPDTFASALRKAVETANARIHRYALDHPENRGMGTTTTIAAVLDDKLYLCQVGDSRGYLIRDGIAIQVTKDQSLVQRLIDAGELTAEEAEVSERRNIILQALGPEPAVKVDLTVQQLRRGDTLVVCSDGMSGQMRTVDIARIVTEQSPDLMATCKALIDLANENGGPDNITVIAARFEGEGLQPAAASDFVGHRPYVSPAEARATMPVSAATIAQSLDDAELLDASLVTTAETEVPAAAADAAGAVRATTPMASAVDPPASRLTVAQLRLIFGGLTVLVAAWLAWVYLLKG, encoded by the coding sequence GTGAGCGATTCCTCGTCCCCCCGAGATATCATCGTCCACGTCTTCGGACGCACGGACGTCGGCCGCACGCGCGACCACAACGAGGATTCCTTCGTGGTCGCCGACCTGACGGCGATGAACGCCACGCTGCAGCCCGAGGTGCGCGAGCATCGGCTGGGCACGCGCGGCACGCTCTTCATGGTCGCCGACGGCATGGGCGGCGCCGCCGCGGGTGAAGTGGCGAGCCAGATGGCCACCGAGGTCGTGCTCGAGGAGCTCGACACCTGGTGGCGTCGCTCGGAGAGCACCGACCCGGACACGTTTGCGTCGGCGCTGCGCAAGGCGGTGGAGACCGCCAACGCGCGCATCCACCGCTACGCGCTCGACCACCCCGAGAACCGCGGGATGGGGACGACGACGACGATCGCCGCGGTCCTCGATGACAAGCTCTACCTCTGCCAGGTGGGCGACAGCCGCGGCTATCTCATTCGCGACGGCATCGCGATCCAGGTGACGAAGGATCAGTCGCTCGTGCAGCGCCTCATCGATGCGGGCGAACTGACGGCGGAAGAAGCCGAGGTGAGCGAGCGCCGGAACATCATCCTGCAGGCGCTCGGGCCGGAGCCGGCGGTGAAGGTGGATCTCACCGTGCAGCAGCTGCGACGCGGCGACACGCTGGTGGTCTGCAGCGACGGCATGTCGGGGCAGATGCGCACGGTGGACATCGCGCGCATCGTCACGGAGCAGTCGCCCGACCTGATGGCGACGTGCAAGGCGCTCATCGACCTGGCGAACGAGAACGGCGGCCCCGACAACATCACCGTGATCGCGGCGCGGTTCGAGGGCGAGGGGCTGCAGCCGGCCGCCGCCAGCGATTTCGTCGGCCACCGGCCGTACGTGTCGCCCGCGGAAGCGCGGGCCACGATGCCGGTGAGCGCCGCGACAATCGCGCAATCGCTGGACGATGCAGAGCTGCTGGACGCGTCGCTCGTCACCACCGCGGAGACGGAGGTGCCGGCCGCCGCCGCGGATGCCGCGGGCGCGGTGCGCGCCACGACTCCGATGGCGTCCGCGGTCGATCCGCCGGCGTCGCGGCTCACCGTCGCGCAGCTGCGCCTCATTTTTGGCGGCCTCACCGTGCTCGTCGCGGCCTGGCTGGCCTGGGTCTACCTCCTCAAGGGCTGA
- a CDS encoding N-acetylmuramoyl-L-alanine amidase: MIVLGLLATACVGGNPPPTAAPVPIRTVETAPPPPAPVPPARPGLPPFPKVTGPLALDMVYPPEGYTLSVRESTFVFGSVGNGDATLTINGAPVKVNPNGSFMAFLPVPADTAYAMSASLPTGETAAAVRRIRFPARGGPPRPAAVLDTVGYPRAVTLANTNEYADSDTDRVTIARPVAGGTYKYFLLPGTVVQSTGRLGNSVRIRLDSQLEAWVDDAAAESVPGADANAGAALPGASDAAARVRRISAARVAMGVGYTDVVITMDARAPIAVDESGEGMTLTVYSARANLDYLRFDTNDPMVRLLRYEQATNDRVRFEVDLRHQPVGYLVLWRAGSLVLRVRHLPVVDATAPLRGRVIAVDAGHPPGGAMGPTRLREPEATLGVAEQLKELLESRGARVVMLRSTADAVALGARPIQARRENAEAFVSIHLNAFADGANPFAAARGSGTFFFHPQSEPLARAVQQGMVRTMGLRDEGIFFNNLAVARATWFPSVLCEGAWVVMPEQEAALRTREFQRAYARGVVEGLEHYFRGLVSP; this comes from the coding sequence GTGATTGTCCTCGGTCTCCTCGCCACGGCCTGCGTCGGCGGCAACCCGCCGCCCACCGCCGCGCCCGTGCCGATCCGCACCGTGGAGACGGCACCGCCGCCGCCCGCGCCGGTCCCGCCGGCTCGTCCGGGCCTGCCGCCCTTCCCCAAGGTCACGGGCCCGCTAGCGCTCGATATGGTCTACCCGCCCGAGGGGTACACCCTGTCCGTGCGTGAGTCGACTTTCGTGTTCGGAAGCGTCGGCAATGGCGACGCGACCCTGACCATCAACGGCGCCCCCGTGAAGGTGAACCCGAACGGGTCGTTCATGGCCTTTCTTCCCGTGCCGGCCGACACGGCGTACGCGATGTCGGCGTCACTGCCCACGGGCGAGACCGCGGCCGCGGTCCGGCGCATCCGCTTCCCGGCGCGGGGCGGCCCGCCGCGTCCAGCGGCGGTGCTCGACACGGTGGGATATCCGCGCGCGGTGACGCTGGCCAATACCAATGAGTACGCCGACTCCGACACCGACCGGGTGACCATCGCCCGCCCCGTGGCGGGCGGCACGTACAAGTACTTCCTGTTGCCGGGCACGGTGGTGCAGTCCACGGGCCGGCTGGGCAACAGCGTGCGCATCCGGCTGGACAGCCAGCTCGAGGCGTGGGTGGACGACGCGGCCGCCGAGTCGGTGCCCGGCGCCGACGCAAACGCGGGCGCCGCGCTGCCCGGCGCATCCGACGCAGCCGCGCGCGTGCGCCGCATCTCGGCCGCGCGCGTGGCGATGGGTGTGGGTTACACCGATGTCGTGATCACGATGGACGCCCGCGCGCCGATCGCCGTCGATGAATCCGGCGAAGGGATGACGCTCACCGTATACAGCGCGCGCGCCAACCTCGACTACTTGCGCTTCGACACGAACGATCCGATGGTGCGCCTGCTGCGCTACGAGCAGGCGACCAACGACCGCGTGCGATTCGAGGTCGACCTGCGGCACCAGCCGGTGGGATATCTCGTGCTCTGGCGCGCGGGTTCGCTGGTGCTGCGCGTGCGGCATCTCCCCGTGGTCGACGCCACGGCCCCGCTGCGCGGTCGCGTGATCGCCGTCGACGCCGGCCATCCCCCCGGCGGCGCGATGGGCCCCACGCGCCTGCGCGAGCCCGAGGCCACGCTCGGCGTTGCGGAACAGTTGAAGGAGCTGCTGGAATCGCGTGGCGCCCGCGTGGTGATGCTCCGCAGCACCGCCGACGCCGTCGCGCTCGGCGCGCGCCCCATCCAGGCGCGGCGCGAGAACGCCGAGGCGTTCGTGAGCATCCACTTGAACGCGTTCGCCGACGGCGCCAATCCGTTCGCCGCGGCGCGCGGGTCGGGGACGTTCTTCTTCCATCCGCAGAGCGAACCGCTGGCGCGCGCCGTGCAGCAGGGGATGGTGCGCACCATGGGCCTGCGCGACGAGGGGATCTTCTTCAACAACCTCGCGGTGGCCCGGGCCACGTGGTTCCCGTCGGTGCTCTGCGAGGGGGCGTGGGTGGTGATGCCCGAGCAGGAAGCCGCGCTGCGCACCCGCGAGTTCCAGCGCGCTTACGCACGGGGCGTCGTCGAGGGCCTGGAGCACTACTTCCGCGGGCTTGTTTCGCCGTGA
- a CDS encoding gamma carbonic anhydrase family protein, producing MLIGSVTLGRDASVWPTAVLRGDSDTIVIGDETNVQDGTIIHVDPGKPVRVGNRVTIGHRAVIHGCTIEDDCLIGIGAIILNGAVIGTGSMVGAGAVVAEGMKVPPGSLVLGVPGKVVRPVDAELRARIERGAKSYVEKIRALGA from the coding sequence GTGCTAATCGGCTCCGTCACCCTCGGCCGCGACGCCTCGGTCTGGCCCACGGCGGTGCTGCGCGGCGACAGCGATACGATTGTCATCGGCGACGAGACCAACGTGCAGGATGGGACCATCATCCACGTCGATCCCGGCAAGCCGGTGCGGGTGGGTAATCGCGTGACCATCGGGCACCGCGCGGTGATCCACGGCTGCACCATCGAGGATGATTGTCTCATCGGCATCGGCGCCATCATCCTGAACGGTGCGGTCATCGGCACCGGGTCGATGGTCGGCGCCGGCGCGGTGGTGGCCGAAGGAATGAAAGTGCCGCCGGGCTCGCTGGTGCTCGGCGTGCCCGGCAAGGTGGTGCGACCAGTGGACGCCGAGCTGCGCGCGCGGATAGAGCGCGGCGCGAAGTCCTACGTGGAGAAGATCCGAGCGCTCGGCGCTTAA